The genomic DNA TAAGACTACAACATCCCTCCTGTCTAGTAGCAGATGGCGTAGCAGCGCCTTTAGAAGAGCGTTAGCGGGACACATACATCCGCCTCCAGCCGATTTAACCGTCCCAAGGACTAAGAGGGTAACACCATCGGGGCCTCTAATGCCATATCTCTCTGCTATATCGCTTACCTTAGGTGTAAGGCTGAAGACTCCTCCTATTGACCCCGGTCTTGCGCCTGTTCGTTCCTCTATGAGGTCATCGTTTTCGGAGAGCGGTACGATGTTCGCTAGAGCCTCTTTAGGTATGCCGAGTGATAGCCAAAGGTTCATCGCGGGGTCTGCGTCAATAGCGAGAACCTTCGATCCTTGGCGCGCCATAGATCTGGCTAACACGCCGCTTATCGTGGTCTTGCCTACTCCTCCTTTACCAGCCACCGCTACCTTCAAATCTTCTGCCACCAGAGTGTCTGCTCTGCTTCTCTAAGCGGGAGCTTCTTTGTTAATGAGGCTATAGCTTTGTATGCTTTAGATTCTTTAGGGAGCTCTGTGAGCGGTCTGCCCTCTAGATCGAACTTTGCAACAAGATCGTCTTCAGGTATAAGCGCAATACACTCGATCCCAACCTTAGACGCTTCCTCAGCCACCTTATCAGCCAAACCATCTGGCACGCGGTTGACTACCAGATACATTCTGCCGAACTTCGTGTTTAGTTCCGCAACGAGTTCCTTAACCCTCTTAGCGGTCATAAACCCTCTTGCAGTTGGATCTGAGACTACTAGCAGAATATCCACATCTCTTGTCGTTCTTCTACTGAAGTGCTCCAATCCAGCTTCAGCATCTATAACTACGAACTTATATCGCCCACTAACCTTGTCTAAGACCTTTCTTAGGAGGTGGTTGACGTAGCAGTAGCACCCAGGTCCTTCTGGCCTACCCATGCTGATCAAGTCGAAGCCCTCCCCTTCAACGGTTGCGCTTTCTATGAGCCCCTCAAGGTAGTCTGCTCTACCTTGTTCAGGCGGAATCTGGTCACCTAGTTTCAGCATTTCTTCACGTATCTCACCTATGCTCTTACCAGCTTGGATGCCCAGCGCCTCGTGGAGGTTCGAGTTTGGGTCTGCGTCCACCGCTAAGATTACTTCGCCCGTTTCTTCGTGTAAGACTTTAATGAGTAGTGCTGCTACGGTTGTCTTACCAACCCCTCCTTTTCCCGTCACCGCTATCGAGGTCGTCAACGTTTATTACCCAGCCTTGCCCAAGCCTCTCTAATACACCTATCGCCTTCTGCTTTGACCTCCTCCCAAGCCGCTTCTAAGCTCTGATCATACTTTCCTGAAGATAACACTGCGTCATAAAGGCTTAGGAACTTCGCAGCCTTGGTTAGCAGGGGCGATTTAACAAGGGTTAGGCTCTCCTTTGATATGTCGAGC from Nitrososphaerota archaeon includes the following:
- a CDS encoding AAA family ATPase, yielding MKVAVAGKGGVGKTTISGVLARSMARQGSKVLAIDADPAMNLWLSLGIPKEALANIVPLSENDDLIEERTGARPGSIGGVFSLTPKVSDIAERYGIRGPDGVTLLVLGTVKSAGGGCMCPANALLKALLRHLLLDRRDVVVLDMEAGLEHLGRGVVKGVDALLAIVEPSYRSIETAARVKRLAQDLGVKRIYAVGNKIGRAEEELFIRREAEKVGLDLLASIPLDQAVPEAEMAGLSPIDYAPHSEAVKAIERLGMQLKEIMVS
- a CDS encoding AAA family ATPase, giving the protein MAVTGKGGVGKTTVAALLIKVLHEETGEVILAVDADPNSNLHEALGIQAGKSIGEIREEMLKLGDQIPPEQGRADYLEGLIESATVEGEGFDLISMGRPEGPGCYCYVNHLLRKVLDKVSGRYKFVVIDAEAGLEHFSRRTTRDVDILLVVSDPTARGFMTAKRVKELVAELNTKFGRMYLVVNRVPDGLADKVAEEASKVGIECIALIPEDDLVAKFDLEGRPLTELPKESKAYKAIASLTKKLPLREAEQTLWWQKI